The Hypanus sabinus isolate sHypSab1 chromosome 3, sHypSab1.hap1, whole genome shotgun sequence genome contains a region encoding:
- the LOC132391955 gene encoding uncharacterized protein LOC132391955, whose protein sequence is MLEIQSNKLKVLEELSSRNNLELNTLKTKEMIVDFRRHPPVMSPLTVLGSPVSTVENFRFLGTTISQDLKWEQNISFILKKAQQRMYFLRLLSKYGLLQELLLQFYTAVTESVLCTSITVWFGAATKQDRTRLQRTVRTAERIIGASLPSIVDLYSSRLKKRAGNIIKVSFHPAHRLFELLPSGRRFRSLQTKTNRHWRSFFPTVVTLLNS, encoded by the coding sequence tcggaacaatctggagctgaacacgctcaagacaaaggagatgatagtggatttcaggagacatccccccgttatgtcccccctcacagtcctcggcagccctgtgtccaccgtggagaacttcaggttcctgggaaccaccatctctcaggatctgaagtgggagcagaacatcagcttcatcctgaagaaggcccagcagcggatgtacttcctgcggctcttgagtaAATATGGTCTGcttcaggaattgctgctgcagttctacactgcagtcactgagtctgtcctgtgcacctccatcactgtgtggtttggagccgccaccaagcaggatagaaccagactacagcgcacagtgaggactgctgagcgcatcattggagcctccctgccctctattgtggacctgtactcttccaggttgaagaagagggcggggaacatcataaaggtctccttccatcctgcgcacagactgtttgaactgcttccatctggtaggcgcttcagatccctccagactaagactaataggcactggagaagttttttccctactgtggtcactttgctgaacagttaa